A region from the Flavobacterium enshiense genome encodes:
- a CDS encoding glycosyltransferase, giving the protein MNHKIKVAHVLHSVGGVDVSLRLILENINPKEFENIIIHGTDDVKAGFHDKTGRKLTDYSISIFRNISFIKDIKAVVKAYAILKKEKPDLIHAHSAKGGVIGRIVGWLLKVNVLYTPQAFSYLSASGKLKKSLFLKIEQLTRFSNSYVLASSNSERDRALNEVKYPGDKVLLFNNSIKPIQIIPSLSIEKTWPDNYICSVGRPSYQKNIELMIEVFDQVRKENDIHLLVIGLGFHHDRLDSVLNLIKKYNLENHVTLLKWTERGDIFNIIKHAKLYISTARYEGLPYSIIESLALGKPCVVTDCDGNRDLVTNNVNGYVIKNENVEEFKDKLLHILNDKAVEENFGENSLKIFGEHFNMDNNIEKLEAIYRKYSSTRM; this is encoded by the coding sequence ATGAATCATAAAATAAAGGTTGCTCACGTTTTACATTCTGTTGGAGGAGTTGATGTTTCTTTAAGGTTGATTTTGGAAAACATCAATCCGAAAGAATTTGAAAATATAATTATTCACGGAACAGACGATGTTAAAGCCGGATTTCATGATAAAACCGGAAGAAAACTAACTGATTATTCCATATCCATTTTCAGGAATATATCCTTTATTAAGGATATAAAGGCCGTGGTTAAGGCATATGCTATTCTCAAAAAAGAAAAACCGGATCTTATCCATGCACATAGTGCAAAGGGTGGTGTGATCGGACGAATTGTTGGATGGTTGCTTAAGGTGAATGTTCTATACACGCCTCAGGCTTTTTCTTATCTGAGTGCTTCGGGTAAATTGAAAAAATCACTTTTTTTAAAAATAGAACAATTAACAAGGTTTTCAAACAGCTATGTGCTTGCCTCTTCAAATTCTGAAAGAGACCGAGCCTTAAATGAAGTAAAATATCCTGGAGATAAAGTTTTGTTATTTAACAACTCGATAAAACCAATTCAAATTATACCGTCTTTATCGATTGAAAAAACGTGGCCCGATAATTACATCTGTTCTGTAGGCAGACCATCTTATCAGAAAAACATTGAACTTATGATTGAAGTTTTTGATCAGGTTCGTAAAGAAAATGACATACATCTACTAGTCATCGGGTTGGGTTTTCACCACGACCGTTTGGATTCGGTATTGAATCTGATCAAAAAATACAACCTTGAAAACCATGTCACACTTTTAAAGTGGACAGAAAGAGGCGATATTTTTAACATTATAAAGCACGCTAAACTTTACATCTCTACAGCAAGATACGAAGGTTTGCCTTATTCTATAATAGAAAGCTTGGCATTGGGAAAGCCATGTGTGGTTACTGATTGTGATGGCAACCGTGATTTGGTTACAAATAACGTTAACGGTTATGTTATCAAAAACGAAAATGTGGAGGAGTTTAAGGATAAACTTTTGCATATTTTAAACGACAAAGCTGTTGAAGAGAATTTTGGTGAAAACTCTCTAAAAATATTTGGAGAACATTTCAATATGGATAACAACATAGAAAAATTAGAAGCTATTTATAGAAAATATTCCAGTACACGTATGTGA
- a CDS encoding O-antigen ligase family protein gives MEKTCSYFKNAWLEKRGLINKESVFSCLLAGILIAIPLKYAFSSLATILLITVAFSSFFKIKFSFNTHLFLPVIFYLIMLTSLMWTSDTELTSGGLQKELAFLFVPLPFLFIPDIKKINRHLVFRLFSLSMVFYALFYFVKAALRYRTTGDISVFFYHELVTQDLSAIYVSVFASFAIFYFVAKKNKNYFEKAALFILIALVFLLSSKSIITIDFILIVCYYSFFSDIPKSVKGTTVIAVFSFLFFSLVYVKEVRERFLLEYETAFVDNTVNNKIGNDNAKVFNVSLKQAWHNDKFQPNHFFPGTALRIFQIRAFKEMLDGNSILLTGFGLQASQNKIREKVAEHNLNLGYGDFNFHNQYVQTFAEIGIFGFFVLITMLYSNLKNAWKNEDFLHIAFAVTMIVLFLTESFFCRQRGVLFFITLYCVFNSTLKPTEEKYNL, from the coding sequence ATGGAGAAGACTTGTAGTTATTTCAAAAATGCCTGGCTGGAAAAAAGAGGCCTGATAAATAAGGAGAGTGTTTTTAGCTGCCTTCTAGCAGGAATTTTAATAGCAATACCCTTAAAGTACGCATTCAGCAGTTTAGCAACTATATTACTGATTACCGTTGCCTTTTCTTCTTTCTTTAAAATTAAATTTTCATTTAATACGCATTTATTTCTTCCGGTTATATTCTATTTGATCATGCTGACTTCACTGATGTGGACAAGTGACACGGAATTAACTTCGGGCGGATTGCAAAAAGAATTGGCCTTTTTGTTTGTTCCACTACCTTTTTTGTTTATTCCGGACATAAAAAAAATAAACAGGCATCTTGTTTTTAGGCTATTTAGTTTAAGCATGGTTTTTTATGCGCTCTTTTATTTTGTGAAAGCAGCGCTGCGCTATAGGACTACAGGGGATATTTCTGTTTTTTTCTATCATGAATTGGTAACTCAGGATCTCAGTGCCATTTATGTATCTGTTTTTGCGTCTTTTGCCATTTTTTATTTTGTAGCTAAAAAGAACAAAAATTATTTTGAAAAGGCAGCTTTGTTTATTTTGATAGCTTTGGTTTTTCTTTTGTCATCGAAAAGTATTATAACCATTGATTTTATCCTGATTGTCTGTTACTATTCTTTTTTTTCGGACATCCCAAAGAGTGTTAAAGGAACCACTGTCATTGCTGTTTTCTCGTTTTTGTTTTTTTCATTGGTCTATGTGAAAGAAGTAAGGGAACGATTTTTATTGGAATACGAAACGGCATTTGTGGATAATACGGTCAATAATAAAATAGGGAATGACAATGCAAAAGTTTTTAACGTTAGCTTGAAACAAGCATGGCACAACGATAAATTTCAGCCAAATCATTTTTTTCCGGGGACAGCCCTGAGAATTTTTCAGATAAGAGCTTTTAAGGAGATGCTTGACGGGAACAGTATTCTTTTGACTGGATTCGGATTGCAAGCGTCCCAGAATAAAATAAGAGAAAAGGTGGCTGAACATAATCTGAATCTGGGTTATGGTGATTTTAACTTTCATAATCAATATGTGCAGACATTTGCCGAAATAGGGATTTTTGGTTTTTTCGTTTTGATTACGATGTTATATTCTAATCTTAAAAATGCCTGGAAAAATGAAGATTTTTTGCATATTGCTTTCGCAGTAACGATGATAGTTTTATTTTTGACGGAATCCTTTTTTTGCAGGCAAAGAGGGGTGCTTTTTTTTATTACACTCTATTGTGTCTTTAATTCGACACTGAAGCCGACAGAGGAAAAGTATAATTTATAA
- a CDS encoding UDP-glucuronic acid decarboxylase family protein — translation MKRILITGAAGFLGSHLCDRFIAEGYHVIGMDNLITGDLKNIEHLFKLENFEFYHHDITKFVHVPGKLDYILHFASPASPIDYLKIPIQTLKVGSLGTHNLLGLARVKKARILIASTSEVYGDPLVHPQTEEYYGNVNTIGPRGVYDEAKRFQESITMAYHTYHGVETRIVRIFNTYGPRMRLNDGRVIPAFIGQAIRGEDLTIFGDGSQTRSFCYVDDQVEGIFRLLHSDYHLPVNIGNPDEITIKDFAEEIIKLTGTNQKVVYLPLPVNDPMQRQPDTTKAKEILGWEAKISRSEGMKITYEYFKSLSPEELAKEEHKDFSKYIF, via the coding sequence ATGAAAAGAATTTTAATCACGGGAGCAGCCGGATTTTTAGGCTCGCATTTATGTGATCGTTTTATAGCAGAAGGGTACCATGTAATTGGCATGGATAATCTTATTACAGGTGATCTGAAAAACATTGAGCATCTTTTTAAACTTGAAAATTTCGAATTTTATCATCACGATATTACAAAATTTGTTCACGTTCCAGGTAAATTAGATTATATTTTGCATTTTGCTTCACCTGCAAGTCCAATTGATTATTTAAAAATCCCTATTCAGACATTGAAAGTGGGATCTTTGGGAACCCATAACCTTTTGGGGCTGGCTAGAGTTAAAAAAGCAAGAATTCTTATTGCGTCTACATCTGAAGTTTATGGAGATCCTTTAGTACATCCACAAACGGAAGAGTATTATGGTAATGTAAATACGATTGGTCCACGAGGTGTTTATGACGAAGCCAAGCGTTTTCAGGAATCAATTACCATGGCGTATCATACGTATCACGGTGTAGAAACAAGAATCGTTAGAATCTTTAACACCTACGGTCCGCGAATGCGATTAAATGACGGCCGTGTAATTCCGGCGTTTATCGGACAGGCAATTCGCGGCGAAGACTTAACCATTTTTGGAGACGGCTCCCAAACCCGTTCGTTTTGCTATGTAGATGATCAGGTGGAAGGGATTTTCCGTCTGTTACATTCGGATTATCATTTACCTGTGAATATTGGGAATCCAGATGAAATTACCATAAAGGACTTTGCAGAAGAAATTATAAAACTCACAGGTACCAATCAAAAAGTGGTCTACCTTCCATTGCCAGTTAATGATCCTATGCAACGCCAGCCGGATACTACTAAGGCTAAAGAAATATTAGGATGGGAGGCAAAAATATCCCGTTCCGAAGGAATGAAAATCACGTACGAATATTTTAAATCGCTTTCCCCGGAAGAATTGGCAAAAGAAGAACATAAGGATTTTTCTAAATACATTTTTTAA
- a CDS encoding undecaprenyl-phosphate glucose phosphotransferase: protein MGRHTGRYSGYLRPFSYLLDLMIINVLATVLLLDPPNVINYHLFLSVSWVLIAWNVGFYEVYRFTKALEILGKILNQYVLFIILNFAYLGYFLKFSEPSKILKFVTLAIVLISLAKLFIFYFLKRFRVVFGGNFRRVVIIGEGKNVAELTHFFNENPDYGYNLVSHFDLEGNKNEKISDCFSFVLEQKIDEIYCSLCDMESEDINRFIDFTDNNLKVLKFLPDDDEVLSRNMKLDFYGYIPVASLRDIPLDKMINMIVKRGFDIIFSLLVIIGLLSWLIPILAFLIKKESKGPVFFKQRRNGLNYHEFDCYKFRSMRPNEIADLEQVSKNDPRITNVGRFIRKTSIDELPQFFNVLIGDMSVVGPRPHMVSHTEMYAKSVDKFMVRHFVKPGITGLAQTNGYRGEVENDADIINRVKYDIFYLENWSLLLDLKIIFMTVFNAIRGEEKAY from the coding sequence TTGGGAAGACACACTGGAAGATATTCAGGCTATCTTAGGCCATTTTCATATTTGCTGGACTTAATGATTATTAATGTCTTAGCGACAGTGCTGCTATTGGATCCGCCCAATGTTATCAATTACCACCTTTTTCTTTCCGTTTCATGGGTGTTAATAGCTTGGAATGTTGGGTTTTATGAGGTTTATCGCTTTACAAAAGCACTGGAAATTTTAGGGAAGATTTTAAATCAGTATGTGCTGTTTATTATTTTGAATTTTGCATATCTGGGTTATTTTTTAAAGTTTTCAGAACCTTCCAAAATCTTAAAATTCGTTACACTTGCGATTGTTTTAATTTCCCTCGCGAAACTTTTTATATTTTATTTTTTAAAGCGTTTCAGGGTTGTTTTTGGAGGAAACTTCAGAAGGGTTGTTATTATAGGTGAAGGAAAAAATGTTGCTGAGTTAACTCATTTTTTCAATGAAAATCCAGATTATGGGTATAACCTGGTTTCTCATTTCGATTTGGAAGGTAATAAGAATGAAAAGATCAGCGATTGTTTCTCATTCGTCCTAGAGCAAAAAATTGATGAAATTTATTGTTCACTTTGCGATATGGAGAGTGAGGATATCAATCGGTTCATTGATTTTACGGATAACAATTTAAAGGTTTTGAAGTTCTTGCCGGATGATGATGAGGTGTTATCGAGAAATATGAAGTTAGATTTTTATGGCTATATACCAGTGGCATCATTAAGGGATATCCCGTTGGACAAAATGATAAACATGATTGTCAAAAGAGGATTTGATATTATTTTTTCGTTATTGGTAATCATTGGCTTATTGTCTTGGCTGATCCCAATTTTGGCTTTTCTGATAAAAAAGGAATCGAAAGGCCCTGTTTTTTTTAAACAGAGGAGAAATGGTCTGAACTATCACGAATTCGATTGCTATAAATTCCGTTCCATGAGACCTAACGAAATTGCCGATTTGGAACAGGTATCCAAAAACGACCCCAGAATTACCAACGTTGGGCGCTTTATCCGTAAAACCAGCATTGACGAATTACCTCAATTCTTTAACGTGCTTATCGGAGATATGTCTGTAGTAGGACCGAGACCCCACATGGTGAGTCATACCGAGATGTACGCCAAAAGTGTGGATAAATTCATGGTACGGCATTTTGTGAAACCGGGAATTACGGGATTGGCACAAACCAATGGTTACCGTGGTGAGGTGGAAAACGATGCCGATATTATCAACAGGGTAAAATATGATATTTTCTACCTTGAAAACTGGTCGCTTCTGTTGGATCTTAAAATAATATTCATGACAGTCTTTAATGCAATTAGAGGCGAAGAAAAAGCGTATTAA
- a CDS encoding glycosyltransferase family 2 protein, whose product MNSLVSIITPTFNSAKYIVETIRSVQNQTHKNWELLIVDDGSSDDTVAVIIEFLKKESRIKFFPLDKNVGPAKARNIGIENARGDYMTFLDADDIWFSDFIENSITNIQASGVHFVFSSYRRSDENLEFVYSDFIVPKKVTYTDILKSNSISCLTAFVDIKTLGKKTMPEIRKRQDMGLWLKYLKEIPFAYGIQETKAVYRIRENSLSRNKKNLIKYQWQFYREVEKLNTLQSSYYMLHWMYRGFMKYRN is encoded by the coding sequence ATGAATAGTCTTGTTTCAATAATAACTCCTACGTTTAATTCGGCAAAATATATTGTTGAAACGATACGCTCTGTCCAGAATCAGACACATAAAAATTGGGAATTGCTTATCGTGGATGATGGTTCTTCCGACGATACAGTTGCAGTTATAATTGAATTTTTAAAGAAAGAATCCCGAATTAAATTTTTTCCGCTCGATAAAAATGTGGGGCCTGCTAAAGCCCGTAATATCGGAATTGAGAATGCTCGCGGTGATTATATGACCTTTCTTGATGCTGATGATATTTGGTTTTCGGATTTTATTGAAAATAGTATTACAAACATTCAGGCATCTGGAGTCCATTTCGTGTTTTCATCATATAGGCGTTCAGATGAAAATTTAGAATTTGTTTATTCCGATTTTATTGTTCCTAAAAAAGTTACCTATACGGATATTCTTAAATCGAATTCCATCAGTTGTCTTACAGCTTTTGTAGATATTAAGACTTTAGGAAAGAAGACCATGCCGGAAATCCGGAAGCGGCAGGACATGGGATTGTGGTTAAAATATCTCAAAGAAATTCCTTTCGCATACGGAATTCAGGAGACAAAAGCAGTCTATCGGATTCGCGAAAACTCACTCTCGAGAAATAAAAAGAATCTTATAAAATACCAGTGGCAATTTTACAGGGAAGTGGAAAAACTAAACACTTTACAATCGTCGTATTATATGCTGCACTGGATGTATCGTGGCTTTATGAAATACAGAAATTAA
- a CDS encoding phenylacetate--CoA ligase family protein, with the protein MFRLFDFSLKMSGFPMKEAHATFDAILAIPEADFSTYLEAQRKKIVVFHLENNPFYKELVGEKSNTDWNNLPVLTKKDLQKPLKERLSKGYTQKSVFVNKTSGSSGDPFIFAKDKEVHALTWASIIYRFGWFGIDFNSSYQARFYGIPLDFIGYRKERLKDFLGQRYRFPIFDLSDAFLEKVLKHFKTKKFDYINGYTSSIVLFAKFLQKKNLILKDICPTLKVCMVTSEMLFDSDKELLETQFGIPVVNEYGASELDLIAFQNPKGEWQVNSETLFVEILDENNLPVPNGQEGRVVITSLYNKAHPFIRYDIGDVGVLDEKSTPKKPILKQLVGRTNDIALLPSGKKSPGLTFYYVTKSIIEDDGNVKEFIIRQTKTDAFEIDYVSEKELTEEQIKGIQKAIDTYLEPGLNFSYHRKETLTRTARGKLKQFKSEL; encoded by the coding sequence GTGTTCCGATTATTCGACTTTTCGCTTAAAATGAGTGGTTTTCCGATGAAGGAAGCCCATGCCACTTTCGATGCAATTCTGGCCATCCCGGAAGCTGATTTTTCGACTTATCTCGAAGCACAACGAAAAAAAATAGTGGTTTTTCACTTGGAAAACAATCCATTTTACAAAGAATTGGTTGGAGAAAAAAGCAATACAGATTGGAACAACCTTCCGGTTCTGACTAAAAAAGATCTGCAAAAACCATTAAAAGAACGGCTTTCAAAAGGATATACCCAAAAATCTGTTTTTGTCAACAAAACATCAGGTTCCAGTGGTGACCCCTTTATTTTTGCCAAAGATAAAGAAGTACATGCACTCACTTGGGCTTCGATAATTTATCGTTTTGGTTGGTTCGGCATCGATTTCAACTCTTCCTATCAGGCACGGTTTTACGGTATTCCTTTGGATTTCATCGGTTACCGAAAAGAACGTTTGAAGGATTTTCTGGGACAACGTTACCGCTTCCCGATTTTTGATTTATCGGATGCCTTTCTTGAAAAAGTACTGAAGCATTTCAAAACCAAAAAATTCGATTACATCAACGGCTACACCAGCTCGATTGTTTTGTTTGCCAAATTCCTTCAGAAAAAAAACCTTATACTGAAAGATATTTGTCCGACATTGAAAGTCTGCATGGTTACTTCCGAAATGCTTTTTGATTCCGACAAAGAACTGTTGGAAACGCAATTCGGTATTCCTGTTGTAAACGAATATGGCGCTTCCGAACTCGATCTGATTGCATTTCAAAATCCCAAAGGAGAATGGCAGGTGAATTCGGAAACCCTTTTTGTTGAAATTTTGGATGAAAACAACCTGCCGGTTCCTAATGGCCAGGAAGGACGTGTCGTTATCACTTCGCTATATAACAAAGCCCATCCTTTCATTCGTTATGACATTGGTGATGTTGGTGTTTTGGACGAAAAAAGCACACCCAAAAAACCAATCCTCAAACAACTGGTCGGACGTACTAATGATATTGCGCTTTTGCCAAGCGGAAAAAAATCGCCTGGCCTTACTTTTTACTATGTGACCAAAAGCATTATTGAAGACGACGGCAATGTGAAGGAATTCATCATTCGTCAGACAAAAACTGATGCGTTTGAGATTGATTATGTAAGTGAAAAGGAACTTACAGAGGAACAAATCAAAGGAATCCAAAAAGCGATTGACACTTATTTGGAGCCGGGGCTCAATTTCTCGTATCATCGAAAAGAAACCCTTACACGGACTGCGCGTGGGAAACTAAAACAATTTAAATCTGAACTTTAA
- the purD gene encoding phosphoribosylamine--glycine ligase, with protein MTILLLGSGGREHALAWKMLQSSHCSKLFVAPGNAGTASIATNVAINPNDFAAVKNLVLSENIGMVVVGPEDPLVNGVYDFFKNDADLKNIPVIGPSQHGAQLEGSKEFAKEFLVKHNIPTARYQSFTKDTVEAGCEFLTTLNAPYVLKADGLAAGKGVLILNDLAEAQQELRNMLVDAKFGDASSKVVIEEFLDGIELSCFVLTDGKSYKILPTAKDYKRIGEGDTGLNTGGMGAVSPVPFADAEFMQKIEERIVKPTIDGLQKDNIEYKGFVFIGLIKVGNDPFVIEYNVRMGDPETEVVMPRLKSDLVEIFKAIATETLDQVAFEIDPRSATTIMVVSGGYPEDYTKGKVISGLDKVDGSIAFHAGTALNDGTIVSNGGRVIAVTSYGETFKDAIAKSYSNIEKIHFDGMYYRKDIGFDL; from the coding sequence ATGACTATTTTATTGTTAGGTTCAGGCGGAAGAGAACATGCTTTGGCTTGGAAAATGCTTCAGAGTTCTCATTGCTCAAAACTTTTCGTAGCACCGGGAAATGCCGGAACTGCTTCAATTGCTACTAATGTTGCCATCAATCCAAATGATTTTGCAGCTGTAAAAAACCTGGTACTTTCCGAAAACATCGGAATGGTAGTGGTAGGCCCTGAAGATCCTTTGGTAAATGGTGTGTATGATTTCTTTAAAAACGACGCTGATTTAAAAAACATCCCTGTAATTGGCCCTTCACAACACGGGGCACAATTGGAAGGAAGTAAGGAGTTCGCTAAAGAATTTTTGGTGAAACACAACATTCCTACAGCGCGTTACCAGAGTTTTACTAAAGATACGGTGGAAGCGGGTTGTGAATTTTTAACGACTTTAAATGCTCCTTACGTTTTAAAAGCAGACGGATTGGCGGCTGGTAAAGGTGTTTTGATTTTGAATGATTTAGCTGAAGCACAACAGGAATTACGTAATATGTTGGTGGATGCAAAATTTGGAGATGCTTCTTCCAAGGTGGTAATCGAAGAATTTTTGGATGGAATCGAATTGAGCTGTTTCGTGCTTACTGATGGAAAGAGCTATAAAATATTGCCGACAGCGAAAGATTATAAACGAATTGGCGAAGGTGATACCGGTTTGAATACTGGTGGAATGGGAGCTGTTTCTCCGGTTCCGTTTGCTGATGCTGAATTCATGCAAAAGATTGAAGAACGCATCGTGAAACCTACAATCGATGGACTTCAAAAAGACAATATCGAGTACAAAGGTTTCGTGTTTATCGGACTGATCAAAGTTGGAAACGATCCTTTCGTAATCGAGTACAATGTCCGTATGGGTGACCCCGAAACAGAAGTGGTAATGCCACGTTTGAAATCGGATTTGGTTGAAATTTTCAAGGCGATTGCGACAGAAACCTTAGACCAGGTAGCTTTTGAAATCGACCCAAGAAGTGCTACTACAATTATGGTTGTTTCGGGCGGTTATCCTGAAGATTATACGAAAGGCAAAGTGATTTCAGGTTTGGATAAAGTAGATGGTTCAATTGCATTTCACGCAGGAACCGCATTAAATGACGGAACGATCGTAAGTAACGGTGGACGTGTTATAGCCGTGACTTCGTATGGTGAAACCTTTAAGGATGCTATTGCAAAATCGTATTCCAACATCGAAAAAATCCATTTTGACGGGATGTACTACAGAAAAGATATTGGGTTTGACTTATAA
- a CDS encoding autotransporter domain-containing protein translates to MKIIITAPWTKGIGITKTLFFFLVLTSIATAQSTDTIPKTKTKPEHPNLVKINVTNRIFYDNALQFSYERVIKENQSIAVFGGYQEFKNFNLDITGVNFSKSSDRSGYSMGAEYRFYLGDLNKYSAPRGVYLAPYVSYYKFKNSRDYSYTDEANGTQSATLDTKVHFLNFGGELGYQFIIAKRFVVDCILFGPSFTAYKFEAKASADLSGLDDNEMLDEVIDKLKDRFPFLNDIADDGSASGSGVSTFESLGFRYSISIGYRF, encoded by the coding sequence ATGAAAATTATAATTACTGCACCTTGGACCAAAGGGATTGGCATTACAAAGACCCTCTTTTTCTTTTTAGTTTTGACATCTATCGCAACGGCACAGTCCACGGATACAATTCCGAAGACCAAAACAAAGCCGGAGCATCCAAATTTGGTAAAAATTAACGTCACCAATCGCATCTTCTATGATAATGCGCTTCAATTTTCATATGAACGGGTAATAAAAGAAAATCAAAGTATCGCGGTTTTCGGAGGATATCAGGAATTCAAAAATTTCAATTTGGACATTACAGGTGTCAATTTCTCGAAATCAAGTGATCGATCTGGATACTCTATGGGTGCTGAATATCGATTTTATTTGGGTGACCTAAATAAATACTCAGCACCACGAGGCGTTTACCTGGCTCCTTATGTATCATATTACAAGTTCAAAAATTCAAGGGATTATTCTTATACCGATGAAGCAAATGGTACCCAATCCGCAACCCTGGACACTAAAGTCCATTTTCTTAATTTCGGAGGTGAATTAGGCTATCAGTTTATAATCGCCAAACGATTTGTGGTCGATTGTATATTATTCGGACCCTCGTTTACTGCGTACAAATTCGAAGCAAAGGCAAGCGCTGATCTATCCGGATTAGATGACAACGAAATGTTGGATGAGGTAATTGATAAATTAAAAGACCGATTCCCTTTTTTGAATGATATTGCAGACGATGGCTCAGCTTCCGGCTCAGGGGTTAGCACATTCGAGAGCCTCGGATTCCGTTACTCCATAAGTATTGGCTATCGTTTTTGA
- a CDS encoding BamA/TamA family outer membrane protein — MIILNNKLLKILCTFLLVETLFIGNITAQTSIDSVSKCPIVSVPDLFRKKDSTTILKPIKNSFLIVMPIIGSQPATGFMYGAVAQYTFKGDQPKDKYSTVSLNVTYTTKKQLMINLKNNVLLKNNSIFLSGDWRYYIFTQSNYGLGTDIIPPNSSDDGFNLDAITEPMDYDYFKFHQTISWEFEKDYYIGGGVAFDIYTNIDDKNLNIEGEHYTEHYNYSQRHGFDHKEYIVNGLSFNMVHDSRDNQINPNNGWFANFNYRFNPSLNDRQQKSQVLFGEYRHFIPLSHTNKQHVLGFWTYGQFLIQGDLPYLNLPAIGWDQRSRGGKGYTQGLFRGFDLVYFETEYRFPISCNQLISGTVFANFTTASNHDTDVNLFQYIQPAGGIGLRILLDKPTRTNLILNYAWGRDSNAFYLNAGETF, encoded by the coding sequence ATGATCATTTTAAACAACAAATTACTGAAAATTCTTTGTACCTTTTTATTGGTGGAAACCCTGTTTATAGGCAACATAACTGCTCAGACTAGTATAGACTCGGTCAGCAAATGCCCCATAGTTTCTGTTCCAGATCTTTTCAGAAAAAAAGATTCCACCACCATCCTCAAGCCGATCAAAAACAGTTTTTTAATTGTGATGCCGATCATCGGTTCCCAACCGGCAACGGGATTTATGTACGGCGCCGTGGCCCAATATACCTTTAAAGGCGACCAGCCAAAAGATAAATATTCTACTGTAAGCCTTAACGTGACCTATACCACGAAAAAACAATTAATGATAAACCTTAAGAATAACGTTTTGTTGAAAAACAATTCTATATTCCTGAGCGGTGATTGGCGTTATTACATTTTTACACAATCCAACTACGGATTGGGTACTGATATTATCCCGCCTAACAGTTCCGATGATGGATTCAATTTGGACGCTATTACTGAACCCATGGACTATGACTATTTTAAGTTTCACCAAACGATCTCCTGGGAATTTGAAAAAGATTATTACATCGGTGGAGGCGTTGCATTTGACATTTATACCAATATAGATGACAAGAACCTAAACATCGAAGGAGAACATTATACGGAGCACTATAATTACAGCCAGCGGCACGGCTTTGACCATAAGGAATATATAGTGAATGGCTTGAGTTTTAACATGGTCCACGACTCGCGAGACAATCAGATAAATCCGAACAATGGATGGTTTGCGAACTTTAATTATCGGTTCAATCCAAGTCTGAACGACAGACAGCAAAAAAGCCAGGTGCTTTTCGGCGAGTACCGCCATTTTATCCCGTTAAGCCATACTAACAAGCAACACGTACTGGGTTTTTGGACATATGGACAATTCCTGATACAAGGTGACCTGCCCTATCTTAATTTACCGGCTATCGGATGGGATCAGCGCAGCAGGGGCGGTAAAGGATATACCCAAGGTTTGTTCCGCGGTTTTGACCTCGTTTACTTTGAAACCGAATACCGTTTCCCAATTAGCTGTAACCAACTCATCAGTGGAACCGTATTCGCCAATTTCACAACCGCCAGCAATCATGATACTGACGTCAATCTGTTCCAATACATCCAGCCGGCTGGCGGTATCGGGCTTCGCATTTTGCTTGACAAACCTACAAGGACCAACCTGATTCTAAATTATGCATGGGGCCGTGATTCCAACGCATTTTACCTGAATGCCGGGGAAACATTTTAG